A region of Ictidomys tridecemlineatus isolate mIctTri1 chromosome 4, mIctTri1.hap1, whole genome shotgun sequence DNA encodes the following proteins:
- the LOC101966140 gene encoding olfactory receptor 4C11 has translation MQQKINVTEFVLLGLTQDPLRQKMVFLIFLIFYMGTVVGNMLIIVTIKCSRTLGSPMYFFLFYLSFADSCFSTSTAPRLIVDALSAKKVISYNECMTQVFALHLFGCMEIFVLILMAADRYVAICKPLHYPRIMRRQVCHILIVLAWIGSFIHSIAQIILALRLPFCGPNLIDHYCCDLQPLLKLACMDTYMINLLLVTNSGAICSSSFVILMISYVVILHSLRNHSAEGRKKALSTCTSHIIVVVLFFGPCIFIYTRPPTTFPMDKMVAVFYTIGTPFLNPLIYTLRNAEVKNAMRKLWHVKTASENKA, from the coding sequence ATGCAGCAAAAGATCAATGTGACTGAGTTTGTATTGCTAGGATTGACACAGGATCCTCTGAGGCAGAAAATGGTGTTTTTAATCTTCTTAATTTTCTATATGGGGACTGTAGTGGGGAATATGCTCATTATTGTGACCATCAAGTGCAGCCGGACGCTTGGAagccccatgtacttcttcctgttTTATCTGTCCTTTGCTGATTCCTGCTTTTCCACTTCCACAGCCCCTAGATTAATTGTGGATGCTCTCTCTGCAAAGAAAGTCATATCCTACAATGAGTGCATGACACAGGTCTTTGCACTGCATTTATTTGGCTGCATGGAGATCTTTGTCCTCATCCTCATGGCTGCtgatcgctatgtggccatctgtaagcCTTTGCATTACCCAAGGATCATGAGGAGGCAGGTCTGTCACATCTTGATTGTCCTTGCCTGGATAGGGTCCTTTATACATTCCATAGCTCAGATTATCCTGGCCTTGAGATTGCCCTTCTGTGGACCTAACTTGATTGACCATTACTGCTGTGATCTGCAGCCCTTGCTAAAACTTGCCTGTATGGACACATACATGATCAATCTGCTGTTGGTTACTAACAGTGGGGCAATTTGTTCCAGCAGCTTTGTTATTTTGATGATCTCATATGTTGTCATCTTGCATTCATTGAGAAACCACAGtgcagaagggaggaaaaaagctCTGTCCACTTGCACGTCTCACATCATTGTTGTTGTCTTGTTCTTTGGTCcctgtatattcatatatacacgcCCCCCAACCACGTTCCCCATGGACAAGATGGTGGCAGTGTTTTATACCATTGGCACACCCTTCCTCAACCCACTGATCTACACGCTGAGGAATGCAGAGGTGAAAAATGCCATGAGAAAGCTTTGGCATGTTAAAACTGCATCAGAAAACAAGGCGTGA